In Scophthalmus maximus strain ysfricsl-2021 chromosome 21, ASM2237912v1, whole genome shotgun sequence, one genomic interval encodes:
- the zfand1 gene encoding AN1-type zinc finger protein 1 isoform X2: MAELDIGKHCQIDSCNQKDFLPFVCYSCSGVFCLAHRSREDHSCSEDSVNRERMEPRLTGGSTSYPCSFEDCRRKELLPVICPQCEKHFCLVHRHQDDHKCEKLEVQKPRMAATKELVQKIVESKNGSKSKRSKGAKNSATAATVALMKLKLHAAGDKGVPQKLRLCNPQTGEALRMDDTLLTLLAHLETPLYNGGNLILEYLDNECRSLGDVSDYITRT; the protein is encoded by the exons ATGGCTGAATTAGACATTGGGAAACATTGTCAGATCGATTCCTGCAATCAGAAAG ATTTCCttccatttgtttgttattcCTGCAGTGGTGTTTTCTG CCTAGCGCACAGAAGCAGAGAGGACCACTCATGTTCAGAG GACTCAGTAAATAGAGAGCGAATGGAACCAAGGCTTACTGGTGGCAGTACAAGTTATCCATGCTCATTTGAAGActgcagaagaaaagagttgtTACCAGTGATATGTCCGCAgtgtgaaaaacatttctgtttggt ACATCGTCATCAGGATGATCACAAGTGTGAGAAGTTGGAGGTCCAAAAGCCTCGAATGGCAGCCACTAAAGAGCTGGTGCAAAAGATTGTGG AGTCAAAGAATGGATCCAAAAGTAAAAGAAGTAAAGGAGCAAAGAACAGTGCAACCGCAGCTACGGTAGCATTaatgaaactgaaactgcaTGCTGCAGGAGACAAGGGAGTACCACAG AAGTTGCGGTTATGCAACCCTCAGACAGGCGAGGCTTTGCGGATGGATGACACCCTGCTCACGCTACTGGCTCACCTAGAAACTCCCCTGTACAATGGGGGTAACCTGATCCTGGAGTACCTTGACAATGAGTGCAGAAGCCTGGGGGATGTGTCTGACTATATCACCCGGACATGA
- the zfand1 gene encoding AN1-type zinc finger protein 1 isoform X1, producing MAELDIGKHCQIDSCNQKDFLPFVCYSCSGVFCLAHRSREDHSCSEDSVNRERMEPRLTGGSTSYPCSFEDCRRKELLPVICPQCEKHFCLVHRHQDDHKCEKLEVQKPRMAATKELVQKIVESKNGSKSKRSKGAKNSATAATVALMKLKLHAAGDKGVPQTERTYFQVYLPKESKDSSQPMFFCSKWSVGKVVDYAASLASLKNNNNVLTAKKLRLCNPQTGEALRMDDTLLTLLAHLETPLYNGGNLILEYLDNECRSLGDVSDYITRT from the exons ATGGCTGAATTAGACATTGGGAAACATTGTCAGATCGATTCCTGCAATCAGAAAG ATTTCCttccatttgtttgttattcCTGCAGTGGTGTTTTCTG CCTAGCGCACAGAAGCAGAGAGGACCACTCATGTTCAGAG GACTCAGTAAATAGAGAGCGAATGGAACCAAGGCTTACTGGTGGCAGTACAAGTTATCCATGCTCATTTGAAGActgcagaagaaaagagttgtTACCAGTGATATGTCCGCAgtgtgaaaaacatttctgtttggt ACATCGTCATCAGGATGATCACAAGTGTGAGAAGTTGGAGGTCCAAAAGCCTCGAATGGCAGCCACTAAAGAGCTGGTGCAAAAGATTGTGG AGTCAAAGAATGGATCCAAAAGTAAAAGAAGTAAAGGAGCAAAGAACAGTGCAACCGCAGCTACGGTAGCATTaatgaaactgaaactgcaTGCTGCAGGAGACAAGGGAGTACCACAG ACAGAGAGAACCTATTTTCAGGTTTATCTCCCTAAAGAATCTAAGGACTCCAGCCAACCCATGTTCTTCTGTTCTAAATGGAGTGTGGGAAAAGTGGTGGATTATGCAGCCTCGCTAGCTAGCCTCAAGAACAACAATAATGTACTAACAGCTAAG AAGTTGCGGTTATGCAACCCTCAGACAGGCGAGGCTTTGCGGATGGATGACACCCTGCTCACGCTACTGGCTCACCTAGAAACTCCCCTGTACAATGGGGGTAACCTGATCCTGGAGTACCTTGACAATGAGTGCAGAAGCCTGGGGGATGTGTCTGACTATATCACCCGGACATGA
- the zfand1 gene encoding AN1-type zinc finger protein 1 isoform X3, which yields MEPRLTGGSTSYPCSFEDCRRKELLPVICPQCEKHFCLVHRHQDDHKCEKLEVQKPRMAATKELVQKIVESKNGSKSKRSKGAKNSATAATVALMKLKLHAAGDKGVPQTERTYFQVYLPKESKDSSQPMFFCSKWSVGKVVDYAASLASLKNNNNVLTAKKLRLCNPQTGEALRMDDTLLTLLAHLETPLYNGGNLILEYLDNECRSLGDVSDYITRT from the exons ATGGAACCAAGGCTTACTGGTGGCAGTACAAGTTATCCATGCTCATTTGAAGActgcagaagaaaagagttgtTACCAGTGATATGTCCGCAgtgtgaaaaacatttctgtttggt ACATCGTCATCAGGATGATCACAAGTGTGAGAAGTTGGAGGTCCAAAAGCCTCGAATGGCAGCCACTAAAGAGCTGGTGCAAAAGATTGTGG AGTCAAAGAATGGATCCAAAAGTAAAAGAAGTAAAGGAGCAAAGAACAGTGCAACCGCAGCTACGGTAGCATTaatgaaactgaaactgcaTGCTGCAGGAGACAAGGGAGTACCACAG ACAGAGAGAACCTATTTTCAGGTTTATCTCCCTAAAGAATCTAAGGACTCCAGCCAACCCATGTTCTTCTGTTCTAAATGGAGTGTGGGAAAAGTGGTGGATTATGCAGCCTCGCTAGCTAGCCTCAAGAACAACAATAATGTACTAACAGCTAAG AAGTTGCGGTTATGCAACCCTCAGACAGGCGAGGCTTTGCGGATGGATGACACCCTGCTCACGCTACTGGCTCACCTAGAAACTCCCCTGTACAATGGGGGTAACCTGATCCTGGAGTACCTTGACAATGAGTGCAGAAGCCTGGGGGATGTGTCTGACTATATCACCCGGACATGA
- the chmp4c gene encoding charged multivesicular body protein 4c: MSKISKLFKGSSSSSSSKTKHHRPRGGPSPQEAIHKLRETEEMLTKKQDYLEKRIEQEIMIAKKHGTKNKRAALQALKRKKRLEQQLTQIDGTLSTIEFQREALENSHTNTEVLNNMGYAAQAMKKVHDNMDLGKIDDLMHDITEQQDVAQEISDAISRPFGETFDEDELLAELAELEQEDMEDSMMSMGGLPSVPSSKLPSARPSQRATTKKKAEDEDDMHMLASWAI, encoded by the exons ATGAGCAAAATCTCGAAATTATTCAAGGGGAGCTCCAGCTCGAGCTCTTCCAAGACCAAGCACCACCGGCCGCGTGGAGGACCTTCGCCTCAGGAGGCCATCCACAAACTTCGAGAAACAGAGGAAATGCTGACAAAGAAACAAGATTACCTGGAGAAGAGGATAGAGCAAGAAATAATGATAGCGAAGAAGCATGGGACCAAAAACAAGAGGG CTGCTCTGCAGGcgttgaagaggaagaagcgCTTGGAGCAGCAGCTCACCCAGATTGATGGCACCCTCTCCACCATTGAGTTTCAGAGAGAAGCTTTGGAGAACTCGCACACTAACACAGAGGTCCTGAACAATATGGGCTATGCCGCCCAGGCCATGAAGAAAGTCCATGATAACAT GGACCTTGGGAAGATAGATGATCTGATGCATGATATAACAGAGCAACAGGATGTGGCTCAAGAGATCAGCGATGCTATTTCCAGACCTTTTGGCGAGACATTTGATGAG gATGAGCTGCTAGCCGAGCTGGCAGAGCTGGAACAGGAAGACATGGAGGACAGCATGATGAGTATGGGCGGACTACCCAGTGTGCCTAGCTCCAAACTACCTTCAGCACGGCCCAGTCAGCGCGCGA CAACCAAGAAGAAGGCTGAAGATGAGGATGACATGCATATGCTGGCATCATGGGCAATTTGA
- the LOC118291062 gene encoding GTPase IMAP family member 4, translated as MDANKPHQTTMTTARDATGPEEEAGKKAAAAQSANHLPEVRLVVLGWRWPGKSLTGNTIIGREEFRLERAAEFCVKRQTEVQGRQVVVVDTPGWFSAQDTPPSYKQELLRGASLSTPGPHAFLLVIPVGMFTEVDRARIEEHVSLFGEYVWKHTIVVFTWAEVLRTISIERYIRREGKELQWVLEKCKRRYFVINNCIFEEHPQVGRLMEKVEKMVAEEGGHYNQEEAKQEKKPLEENQNPARDMRELGARPKQNSGLGLSKAMEVEPLSSE; from the exons ATGGACGCGAACAAACCACATCAGACAACAA TGACCACAGCTAGAGATGCCACTGGACcagaagaggaggcaggaaaGAAAGCAGCTGCAGCCCAATCAGCCAACCACCTTCCTGAAGTCCGTCTGGTGGTGCTGGGCTGGAGGTGGCCAGGAAAGAGCCTGACGGGCAACACTATCATTGGCCGGGAGGAATTTCGCCTGGAGCGAGCAGCTGAGTTCTGTGTCAAGAGGCAGACTGAGGTGCAGGGGCGGCAGGTGGTTGTGGTGGACACTCCAGGGTGGTTCTCTGCCCAGGATACACCCCCCTCCTATAAACAAGAGCTATTGAGAGGTGCATCTCTTTCCACTCCAGGGCCGCATGCCTTCCTGCTCGTCATCCCTGTGGGCATGTTCACAGAAGTGGACCGCGCGCGCATTGAGGAGCATGTGAGCCTCTTTGGGGAGTATGTGTGGAAGCATACAATTGTGGTTTTCACTTGGGCGGAGGTGTTGAGGACCATATCAATTGAAAGGTACATTCGCAGGGAGGGCAAGGAGCTGCAGTGGGTGCTGGAAAAGTGCAAGCGAAGGTACTTTGTCATAAATAACTGCATATTCGAGGAGCATCCCCAGGTAGGACGCTTGATGGAGAAAGTGGAGAAGATGGTGGCAGAGGAAGGGGGCCACTACAACCAAGAGGAGGCTAAGCAAGAAAAGAAACCTCTGGAGGAGAACCAGAACCCAGCCAGAGATATGCGGGAGCTGGGAGCGAGACCCAAACAGAACTCTGGACTGGGTTTGTCCAAAGCCATGGAGGTGGAGCCGCTTTCCAGTGAGTGA